One Bombus pascuorum chromosome 4, iyBomPasc1.1, whole genome shotgun sequence DNA segment encodes these proteins:
- the LOC132905950 gene encoding cytochrome b5-related protein — MRKLESSIPGFENFPGRDVKFQTAYSFLEARRQIDGAEGLWRIQNNLYDLEGFAKFHPGGAEWIRLTKGTDITELFESHHLTDKAVKLLPKYLVREAVSPRKLPLTFEPNGFFSTFKKRALEALKDVDFHRPSAKTNLIADFCVTTTILLSLAVAYTQSYLITVLAGIFLGWTTVVGHNYFHMRNSFRMYYFDLGTLSSKDWRITHAMSHHIYPNTLWDFEIYSLEPYLFWLPDPKKSLLKGIISQLMSPIIWALAFYAQAIKRYYSVFFEYRKFEFRDAVPFFLPILMSFLAPSIFLAVKLWLLIILTGSFLFCMIGFNAAHHHPDIFHDGDIYRNDFDWGLLELDAVRERIVIDDSDFLVLTNFGLHALHHLLPTVDHCYLPLCEKAFQQTCEEFGVSTKKFTQWELVKGQFKQILRKERKKNIR; from the exons aTGCGGAAATTAGAAAGTTCGATACCGGGTTTCGAAAATTTTCCTGGAAGAGATGTTAAATTTCAGACGGCATACTCTTTTCTCGAAGCAAGAAGACAAATAGACGGTGCAGAAGGTTTATGGagaattcaaaataatttatatgatttagaaggttttgcaaaatttcaccCAGGAGGAGCAGAATGGATTCGTCTGACCAAGGGTACTGATATTACCGAACTTTTCGAG tCGCATCATCTAACTGATAAAGCTGTGAAACTGCTTCCAAAATACCTGGTAAGAGAGGCAGTTTCACCACGAAAGCTGCCATTAACGTTTGAACCGAATGGTTTCTTTTCTACTTTCAAAAAGCGTGCATTAGAAGCCCTAAAAGACGTGGATTTTCATCGACCATCAgcaaaaacaaatttaatcgCTGATTTTTGTGTCACTACTACCATTTTACTAAGCCTCGCAGTAGCTTATACGCAATCTTATTTAATCACCGTGCTTGCTG GAATTTTTCTCGGGTGGACCACGGTCGTTGgtcataattattttcatatgagGAATAGTTTTCGAATGTACTACTTTGATTTAGGCACATTGTCGTCGAAGGATTGGCGAATAACACATGCAATGAGTCACCACATCTACCCTAATACCCTTTGGGACTTTGAAATATACTCACTTGAGCCTTATCTGTTTTGGTTACCAGACCCTAAAAAATCATTACTGAAAGGTATCATTAGTCAACTGATGAGTCCTATCATTTGGGCTTTAGCTTTTTACGCACAAGCAATCAAAAG GTATTACTCTGTGTTCTtcgaatatagaaaattcgaatttcgaGATGCTGTACCTTTCTTTTTGCCCATATTGATGTCCTTTCTCGCGCCAAGTATTTTTTTGGCTGTGAAACTTtggttattaattatattaacaggcagttttctattttgtatGATCGGTTTCAATGCAGCTCATCATCATCCCGATATCTTTCATGATGGCGACATATACAG aaaCGATTTCGACTGGGGTTTGCTAGAATTGGATGCCGTAAGAGAGCGAATAGTGATCGATGACTCTGACTTTCTGGTGTTGACTAACTTCGGATTACACGCTCTTCATCATCTTTTGCCAACAGTGGATCACTGTTATTTGCCACTTTGTGAAAAAGCTTTTCAACAAACTTGCGAGGAATTTGGAGTTAGTACTAAGAAGTTTACCCAATGGGAGCTTGTAAAGGGACAATTTAAACAAATCCTACGTAAAGAACGGAAGAAGaatattagataa